The nucleotide window TTTTTGCGCAAACCGTCCGACGAACTTTCGGTTGCGCAGGTGCCAATGACTCCCGGTTTAAGCACACTCCCTGCAGCGGATGCCCCGACGGCCAGTGCACACGCTGCACCTTCAGCGTCCGGCGCACCCCGCCGCGTACGTGCCGATGACAAGCGCATCATCAACGGCCAAACCGATGTGAACCAGCTGGTTCCCTTCAAATACAAATGGGCGTGGGAAAAGTACCTGGCCACCTGCGCCAACCACTGGATGCCGCAAGAGGTCAATATGTCCCGGGACATCGCCTTGTGGAAAGACCCCAATGGCCTGACTGAAGATGAGCGCCGTATCGTCAAGCGCAATCTGGGTTTCTTTGTGACCGCAGATTCACTGGCAGCCAACAACATTGTGCTGGGCACCTATCGCCACATCACGGCGCCCGAATGCCGCCAGTTTTTACTGCGCCAGGCTTTTGAAGAAGCCATTCACACGCACGCGTACCAGTACATCGTGGAGTCGCTGGGACTGGACGAGAGCGAAATTTTCAACGCCTACAACGAAGTGGCATCGATCCGCGAGAAGGACCAGTTCCTGATTCCGTTCATCGACGCCATCAGCGACCCCAACTTCAAGACTGGCACGCACGAGACCGACCAGACACTTTTGAAGTCACTGATCGTTTTTGCCTGCCTGATGGAAGGCCTGTTCTTCTACGTCGGCTTCACGCAAATTCTGGCACTCGGTCGCCAGAACAAGATGACGGGTGCTGCCGAGCAATACCAGTACATCCTGCGCGATGAGTCCATGCACTGCAATTTCGGCATCGACCTGATCAACCAGCTCAAGCTCGAAAACCCCAACCTGTGGACACCTGAGTTCAAGGCGGAAATCAAGGGTCTGTTCGAGAAAGCAGTGGAGCTCGAATACAAATATGCCGAAGACACCATGCCACGTGGCGTGCTCGGTATGAACGCATCAATGTTCAAAGGCTACTTGCGCTACATCGCCAACCGCCGCGCCCAACAGATCGGCCTGGAAGCTCTTTTCCCCAATGAGGAAAACCCCTTCCCCTGGATGAGCGAAATGATTGACCTGAAGAAAGAGCGCAACTTCTTCGAAACCCGGGTGATTGAATACCAATCGGGTGGCGCTCTTTCCTGGGACTGAAACATCACAATGTATTCTGAAATTTCACGCACTCACACACGCCCCGCAGAGGGTGGTATGGATGCGTGTCACCAAGTTCATGCTGCTGGGATACTGCCCAACACCATGAATCGCTTCTTGCACTCCAACTCGCAAGAAGTGCTCTTTGTAAATTGATCAAGGAGAAAATTATGGCAACTGCAAAAAAACCGGCCGCAAAAAAGGCCGCTCCCGCTAAGAAAGCTGCTCCCGCTAAGAAGCCAGCAGCGAAAAAAGTAGCAGCTAAGAAAGCTGCGCCGGCCAAGAAGGCGGCACCTGCTAAGAAACCAGCAGCGAAAAAAGTAGCGGCCAAAAAGCCGGCTGCGAAAAAAGTAGCTGCTAAGAAACCAGCAGCGAAAAAAGTAGCGGCCAAAAAGCCGGCTGCGAAAAAAGTAGCAGCGAAGAAACCAGCGGCCAAGAAAGCTCCAGCTAAAAAAGCTGCAGCCAAAAAGGCTCCTGCCAAGAAAGCTGCTGCGGCCAAGAAGCCCGCCGCCAAGAAGCCCGCAGCTAAAAAGGCAGCCAAAAAGCCGGCTGCGAAGAAAGCCGCGAAAGCACCCGCTGCCAAAGCAGCCCCTGCTGCCCCTGCTGCTCAGACCACTCTGAACCCGCAGGCAGCCTGGCCGTTTCCTACGTCCAGCAAGCCTTAATCAGTTCACTGATGGGCCTCAAAGCCCGGCACCACTTGTGGTGCCGGGCTTTTTTATTCAGGGGTAAAAAGCCAGGAGCCGGTATCCGGCAATCCGTTCACTGCCCGTGGGAAGCTTCACACTCACCGGCAAGGCAACCGGCAACTCCGTGCCCGCTGCCATAGCACCTTGTTGCGACCCGAAATCACTGGATGGAAACACCCGCCTGACAACCGCTTGGTCCTGCGCATCCGTCAGGGTCAACTCCACTGCAGGTGTGGCGACGCCGATTGGTGCAGCGTTTTTCAACGTAAAACTCAAACGGTATACATCCGTCCGCACTTTGGTGAAAGCAGAACTGTCGATGACCACAGACTCAATCTGGCGCAAAGGTTCCAGCTTGCAATGCAGTGCCGCACACAGTGAAGCAAGTGCAGGTGCGAGCCCTGGTTCTGAGGCTGCGAGACGATCACGCTCCTGCATCACCACCTGTAATGCCAGCCCCCCCGTCAGTACAAGGCAAAACAGCACCATGGCACTTCGTACCCATGGACTGCTGCGGCTGGATGTCTTTTTGTGGGTATGCAAAAAAGAGAGCTTTGCATCCCCTTCCAGGGCTTGGACTGAAACCGTTGATTGTTGATAGCGGGGTTGCGAGGCAACATGTGACGCGGCAGCCAATTCAGCGTCGAAGTGCGAAGGCGCGATGGCCTCAGAATCTTGCGCGACCGGAGCTCCATGGAACTGTGAAAGCTCCTGCGGACTTTTCTCCAAAAATGGATCCGCAAAAGCTGCCTCTTCTTGAGAAGGCCAATCCGCCGGGATCTTGAAGGACTCATCCGGCAGAGGCTCATCGTCGGGCAACTGCAGGTCATAGGTTTGTGCAGACAGCGCTTCTGGTGCCGCCAGGGGCTCACTCGGTGCAACAACGTCACTTGCAGCAATCGCTGGGGGCTCGATAA belongs to Rhodoferax saidenbachensis and includes:
- a CDS encoding zinc-ribbon and DUF3426 domain-containing protein, which produces MSLITRCPACTTMFKVVPDQLRISDGWVRCGQCDEVFDANAQLQSGQPPSVIEPPAIAASDVVAPSEPLAAPEALSAQTYDLQLPDDEPLPDESFKIPADWPSQEEAAFADPFLEKSPQELSQFHGAPVAQDSEAIAPSHFDAELAAASHVASQPRYQQSTVSVQALEGDAKLSFLHTHKKTSSRSSPWVRSAMVLFCLVLTGGLALQVVMQERDRLAASEPGLAPALASLCAALHCKLEPLRQIESVVIDSSAFTKVRTDVYRLSFTLKNAAPIGVATPAVELTLTDAQDQAVVRRVFPSSDFGSQQGAMAAGTELPVALPVSVKLPTGSERIAGYRLLAFYP
- a CDS encoding ribonucleotide-diphosphate reductase subunit beta, with translation MLTWDEEVKPSSPSNFLRKPSDELSVAQVPMTPGLSTLPAADAPTASAHAAPSASGAPRRVRADDKRIINGQTDVNQLVPFKYKWAWEKYLATCANHWMPQEVNMSRDIALWKDPNGLTEDERRIVKRNLGFFVTADSLAANNIVLGTYRHITAPECRQFLLRQAFEEAIHTHAYQYIVESLGLDESEIFNAYNEVASIREKDQFLIPFIDAISDPNFKTGTHETDQTLLKSLIVFACLMEGLFFYVGFTQILALGRQNKMTGAAEQYQYILRDESMHCNFGIDLINQLKLENPNLWTPEFKAEIKGLFEKAVELEYKYAEDTMPRGVLGMNASMFKGYLRYIANRRAQQIGLEALFPNEENPFPWMSEMIDLKKERNFFETRVIEYQSGGALSWD
- a CDS encoding histone H1-like DNA-binding protein, whose translation is MATAKKPAAKKAAPAKKAAPAKKPAAKKVAAKKAAPAKKAAPAKKPAAKKVAAKKPAAKKVAAKKPAAKKVAAKKPAAKKVAAKKPAAKKAPAKKAAAKKAPAKKAAAAKKPAAKKPAAKKAAKKPAAKKAAKAPAAKAAPAAPAAQTTLNPQAAWPFPTSSKP